The Haloferax marinisediminis nucleotide sequence TCGTGGACCACGACGGCACCGGCAGCGACGAACGCGCCTTCGCCAATCGTGACGCCGGGCAAGAGCGTCGCGTTCGCGCCAATCGAGGCGTTGTCTTCGATGGTCGGGCCGACGAGTTCTGCTTCGGTGCGTACTGGATAGGGGTCGTTCGTCATGACGACTCCCGGCCCGACGAACACGTCGTCGCCGATGTGCGTGTTCGTGGGAATGTACACGTTGGTCTGGATGCTGACTCGCGACCCGATGGTCGTCGTCCCATCGACGACTGTCTCCGTTCCGAGGAGCACAGAATCTCCGATGACGGTGTCTTCTCTCACTAGGACATTGTGTCCGGTGACGAAGTCGTTGCCGATGGTTACGTCGGAGTAGATGATGCTTCCAGAGCGAATCCGGGCACGGT carries:
- a CDS encoding acyltransferase, which gives rise to MSVELGAESHIDDDVTIGYGDGEAPVIGDRARIRSGSIIYSDVTIGNDFVTGHNVLVREDTVIGDSVLLGTETVVDGTTTIGSRVSIQTNVYIPTNTHIGDDVFVGPGVVMTNDPYPVRTEAELVGPTIEDNASIGANATLLPGVTIGEGAFVAAGAVVVHDVPPRTLAVGAPAVHRELPEPLTGDNKIRR